A region of the SAR324 cluster bacterium genome:
AGTTTCATCGAGAAAAGCCTCTGGCTCCTGAATTCAGTGGCAAATCAAGGATTTCGTGCAGGTTGCGGACGGTGCACCATGCTGCTGGTTTCAGTTCACCCTCCGGGTTGTAGTGGACTCCCCGCCAGCCGATTTTCTGGGCACCTTCAACGTCGCTCTGCCAACTATCCCCGATCATCACAACATCCTCTGATTCCGATAGACCTGCAGCAGCAGCAGCCTTATGGAAGGCTTCAGGATGAGGCTTCTTCACACCCAATTCCTCGCTGGTGTACATCGCTTCGAAAAAGGGGGACAG
Encoded here:
- a CDS encoding HAD family hydrolase, translated to LSPFFEAMYTSEELGVKKPHPEAFHKAAAAAGLSESEDVVMIGDSWQSDVEGAQKIGWRGVHYNPEGELKPAAWCTVRNLHEILDLPLNSGARGFSR